The DNA sequence CAGGAGATAACCAATAACCATTCTTGGTAATACCAATTGGTATTGCTTTATATTTTTCGGGATTAATGGCTTTAATAACTGAGGAAGCTGAACAGAAAGAAACCTCATGCTCACCAGATTTACCTCCAAACAATATTCCTACTTTTATTTTTTTTTGCTGTTTCATTTTATTCCTTTCTTAAGGCTACCAATGAGATAGGTTTTAACCTCCGCCTATAACTGGAAATACTTCAACCATATCTCCCTCAACTAATTGATAATCGAAATTGGTAATCTTCTTATTAACTAACACCATTCCCACAAAACCTATGGCTTCTTGAGGCAAAAAACGGTTCAAAATCGATGTAATATCTTCTCCATTATCGAGGTTTAATTTCAATAATCTATTGCAATTATCCTGTAGGTATTTTTCAAAACCAGAATAAAACTTTATGCTTACCTTCATAGCAATCACTCCCTGTTTATGTTCTCCTCTTTAGGAATAGCCTTTTTTATACTTTTTTTCTGCTGCAACAATGTTTTCATTTTTTTTCTCTGTTCCATTATCTCTTTAATTTTCCCCTCCAATCCTCTTCCGGAAGGGAAATAATATTTTCTTTCTACCAGCTGATCAGGAAGATGTTGTTGGTCAACAAATGCATCCCGATAATCGTGGGCATACTGGTATCCTGCTCCATAACCCATATCTTTCATCATCGAAGTTGGAGCATTACGAATAACAAAAGGTACCGGCAATGGACCATATCTCTTTATATCCTGACCGGCTAGTTGTCTACCTTTATAAAGAGCATTACTTTTTGAGGTATTAGATAGATAAACCGCAGCCTGTATTAGAGCTAAATCTCCCTCTGGCATTCCAAGAAAATGAACTGCCTGCATTGCTGATACTGCAACAGAAAGTGCTTGAGGATCTGCATTTCCAATATCCTCCGAGGCAAACCTGATGAGTCTACGGGCAATATAAAGGGGATCCTCGCCTGCTTCAATCATACGGGTAACCCAATAAAGAGCTGCATCAGGATCAGAATCGCGCATACTTTTATGTAATGCTGAAATGAGATTATAATGTTCCTCACCACTTTTATCATAACGAAGGATATTTTTCTGTACAACTTGCTGAATTAAGTCTCTATCTATTTTAATTTTATCCTTATCCTTAAAGTGGGCAATTCTGGTATTCACAGCAAATTCAAGTATATTTAAAGCTATCCTGGCATCTCCATAAGATAGCCCGGTAATAAGATTAATTATCTCTTCATCTATTTCCAGAGGTAAGTTTCCATAACCATTCTCTATATCAGCTAAAGCACGCTGAATAATTCTGGATAAATCCTTCTCGGTGAGAGAATCGAGCACATAAACACTTGAACGTGACAATAGGGGAGAAATCACTTCAAAAGAAGGATTTTCAGTAGTAGCCCCAATCAATATAATAGTCCCGTCCTCCACATAGGGGAGAAAGGCATTTTGCTGATTTTTATTAAAACGATGAATCTCATCTACAAAGAGAATAGTCTTCTGCTGATGAAAAGTCCAGCGCTGTTTAACTTCTTTAATGATTTCCTTTAAATCAGGAATACCGGAAGTAACAGCACTAAACTGGACAAAAAAACTTTTGGTCATTTGGGCAATAATCATAGCCAGGGTAGTTTTCCCTGAACCCGGGGGACCCCACAAAATAATTGACTGTAGCTGATCTTTCTCAATAGCAATGCGCAAAGGCTTGCCCTTGCCAATAATCTTTTCCTGCCCTACAAATTCCTCCAGATTTTTTGGCCGCATTCGGTCAGCTAAGGGAGCTAATTTGGTTATTTTTTTTGCCTGTTGATGAAAAAGATCCATTATTTTTATCCTTGATTACTTTTATTTTATTATCTTATCATTTTTTTAATATTTTTAAAATAACTAAAAACAAGCGGTTTCTGAACACTTTCTTCCTGAACTTTGCCTATCTGTAGATTTAGAGTGAAAACTTCTTAATCTTAATTAAATTCTAATCTTCTATCCTCTATTGCAAATTGTAAAAGAAATAAAATAATTGTGAAGAAAAAAGGTAAAAAGTAGACTACCTAAAATAATTGAACAAGTAGTTGGTATTGCATTCTAATCTTAGTTTGTTAAAAGATAGTCAGAAATATTATTTTCATGATATTAAAAAGAAATTATTGACTATTACTATGGCTTGAGTTACTTTATTGTATGTTATCCTTGTAACGATTTATATGCGTTCAGAATTTGGATTTAGTTGAATATATTTACAAATTGAAAATAGCTCACTATGAACTTAAATATTTAACTTGAATAAAACTAAAAGCGATATTTCAAGGTCTGATTTATTTAACTTTTAGGTCATTATTCCTAAAAATGATTTTATAAGTATTATCAATTGCTTCATGCTCTACTTGTGTTGCATCAAATTTAAATAATTTAAAAGTAATCTGTATCCAAAATCCGATGGTAAGTGCCGCTAAGATAGTTCCAACTCCAACCATACCGCCTAATTTCCACCCAATGATAACTACTAACACTTCAATTATTCCCCGACAGATGCCAATGGGTAAGCCTGTTTTTCTGGTAAGTGCAACCATTAAACTATCCCTGGGTCCTGCGCCAAGCCCTGGTTTCATATAAAAGTAGGTCCCTAGGGCAATAATTATTAAACCTACAATTAACATGGGAATACTCCATATAAAATTATTTGCTATCGGTATAATATGAAGTGAAATAATAATATCTAAAAAGATACCAATTAGTACCATATTAAAAATAGTGCCCAGTCCCAGTTTCTCTCCGAGAAATATAGATAAGAGGCCAATAATAATACTGATTATAATTGATGCATTACCAATGCTGATATCGGTTGTCTTAGCTAATCCTGCATGGAAAACATCCCATGGAGCATATCCTATATGTGCATTTATGGTAATGGCGATACCCAATGCAAAAAGGAAAAGCCCCCAGGTTAATTGAAAAACACGCACTAAGTATAATTGTCTCACAGTATAAACCTTTCTGAACTGATTTGTTAAATAAACATAATAGACTAACTAACGTATTTTGGAGTATATATATGATGTTTATTATAGAGATGTACATGGCAAAGTCAATAATCCACTTTCTTTTTTGTTTTATCATTTTATAGCTTGACCCATAATATTTATATTAGTACACTATGAGATAAGGGAAAAGAAGGCGCTTCTAAATTAGTAATTATTTACAGAATTTTGATTGGACTAAAGATATTAAAAGATCAGGTAAAAATATAGAGGCAATCTGGTTAAGAATTAGAATTAGGCATCAGGTTTTCCTGATAATATATGATAATTTCTGAACAAAATATAAAGAATAAAAAAATGAAGAGGAATGGTAAATGAAGAAACATTACAATTTTGATCAAATTATCCCACGGGGCTGTGATAGCGGTTCTTATAGTGTAAAATGGCAGAGTTTTGAACATAAATTCCCTGGTTACGATGTTCAGGGAGCTTTAGGTATGTGGATAGCAGATATGGATTTTTTATGTCCATCTGAGGTTATCACAGCGGTTAAAAAAAGAGCTGAACATGGAATCTATGGGTATGTTTCACCTGATGCTGTAGAAGCTTTTAAAAAAGCTGCTGCGGGATGGTTTGATAGGCGCTATAATTATCAAATCCCTACTGATTGGATGCTCTTTATTAGTGGTGTGGTACCCTCAATAAATGCTGCTATTCAAGAGTTTACCAAACCTGGAGATGGGGTCATTATACAAAATCCTGTTTACTATCCTTTCCGGGAAAGTATTGTAAATTGTGGAAGAAGAGTACAAAATAACCAGTTAATTGAAAAAAAAGGTTTTTACAGTATGGATTTTAAAGGCTTAGAAGAGTTAGCAAAAGATCCTGATACTAAACTCATTATACTTTGCAATCCCCACAATCCGGTAGGTAGAGTTTGGACCAGGGATGAATTGTATCGTGCTGGCAAGATCTGTTTGGATAATGAGGTATTAATTTTCTCTGACGAGATTCATGCCGATTTGATAATGAAAGAACACAAGTTTATTACAGCTGGGAAATTACCAGATACCATCACTCAGAATCTTATCATCTCTTATGCACCCAGTAAGACATTTAATATAGCTGGCCTGAGCGCCTCACTAATTGTAATTCCGAATAAGGAAATAAGAGAAAGATTGACTAAGAGAATGATTATTAATAATTATCCTGATCCTAATGTATTTGCACCTATCGCTGGTGAAGCTGCTTATCTTTACGGGGATAGTTATGTAGATGATTTAACAGAATATGTAGAGAATAACTTTGATTATGTTATTGAATATCTTAAGGATAATTTAACAGATATACACATGAAAAAACCTGAGGGAACATACTTGGCCTGGATTGATTTCAGAGGAACTGGATTAAGTAATAAAGAAATCTATTCCTTGATATTGGAAAAGGCAAAGATAGCTGTAGACCTGGGAGAGTGGTTTGGCTCAGGAGGAGAAGGATTTATGAGATTTAACTTTGCCTGTCCCAAATCAACAGTGGTCACAGCTATGCAACGACTTAAAAATGCATTTCAAAACTTATAATTTAGAACATTAAGAATGAATTTGTTCTGTTTTTGCCTAATCTATTTTTTCTCGGGTAATGCCAATGGATTGTACCCATTTATAGGCAGACAAATGCGGATTTTTAAATTTACACCGGTACATTTTCTTATCATGATAATTAAACTCCAGCACTGCTTGAAACTGAACACTAAGACCGGTAATTTTCCCTAATTGAAATCGGCACTTCTCTCCATCCGGAAATTCAAAATACAACTCTTTTTGATTTAAACATAAGTTCCCCTCTCCCATATAAGCAAAGGGCTGGCTAAGGCTACCGACAAACATTTCAACCTCATTATCTCTTAAAATATCTTTACAGTCTTGGTTTTTGATATTGTATTTTTCTGTAATAAACTCTCTTAAAAAGAGATTCTGCCATCGATTCCAATCTCTGAGGTTATCAAAATACAATTTTTTCTGTAAGCCTTCCAAAAAACCATATTGATTGTAAATCACACTGTAGTGACATTGCTGGCAGGATAATTGATTACCATGAGAAATAAGTGTATTAAGGGACTGACAATTAGGACAGGTAAATAAAAGATGTTCCAGGTTCTCTGCTAAATCTTTACCGATATATTTACTATATTCCTTTCTCTGATAATCTACTTCATCATGAGCAAGGTACTGCTTTATTTTGTCTTCAATCTGCTCTAATGATAATGCACGACACTCATCTTTAGTAAGACACAAAGTATAAGATAAGTCTACCCTACCTTTTCTTGATACTTTTGCCCACCGTGGATAAGCAAGATACCCGCCTCTTATCTTTACCGTTACTACGGGTACATCTAATTTCTTAATTAATTTTGCTGTAGCGCATAAAGTCTTAAAATCAGTAGTTCCATCCCATTTCCGTTCACCTTCAGGGAAAATACCCAATATTCTTCCGTTATCTTTAGCTCGAAGCAATCTTTTAATGGGTAAATATTGTTTCATATATCTCTTTTTAGGAATAGAGCCGACTGAATTGAGAATGAGACGGAATAAAGGATTTCTGAAATAAACCGCCTCAGCAATGTAGCATATTGGTTCCTCAACAAACATATTTACTAAAAAGGGATCCCAGTAAGTTACATGATTAGCCAAAACAAGATAGGAGGGATTCAAACTATTAGTATCATTTTTTGATACATGGATATCTATCTTCCAATGTAAATACACGCTGGTTAAAAATCGTAATATTTTCCCCCAAGGAGGTTTAATTTTTTTAACTTCTTTATAATAATACATTATTTATTTTTTCTATAACAATTTTCATTATTCTACAATTATATTCCATAATGTGGCAAATATTATTTATTTCATTCCACCGAAAAATAAATCAGGGAGGAGGGAAAATTAAAAATAAAGGTTTCAAAGCATTTAAAATCTATTAATGAGTGTTTATGACATAATTATCACAATAACAATTTAAACCATCACTATTGAATGTTTATTAAAAATACTATAAGCCCAATATCTTTGCTTGCATTAATTTTAGCTCCATTTTTGTATTTCAATTATATTACCCTCCGGATCTTTGTCATATACTACATGTATTTTCACTACACTATCAATATGCCCCATAACTGTTTCTCCTACTGTCGTTCCTCCATTTTCTTTTAGCTTAGCCAAACAATTCTCAACATCGTCAACCACAAAGGAAATATGACTATGGGTTTTGGGGTCTATAATTGAAAACACCTACTGAAATTTTACACTATCCAATAATAGAGTTTTACTAATTTTTTATTAAACAGATTATAGAATAATGATATAAATGGAAAAGAATAAAT is a window from the Atribacterota bacterium genome containing:
- a CDS encoding MoaD/ThiS family protein codes for the protein MKVSIKFYSGFEKYLQDNCNRLLKLNLDNGEDITSILNRFLPQEAIGFVGMVLVNKKITNFDYQLVEGDMVEVFPVIGGG
- a CDS encoding replication-associated recombination protein A; the encoded protein is MDLFHQQAKKITKLAPLADRMRPKNLEEFVGQEKIIGKGKPLRIAIEKDQLQSIILWGPPGSGKTTLAMIIAQMTKSFFVQFSAVTSGIPDLKEIIKEVKQRWTFHQQKTILFVDEIHRFNKNQQNAFLPYVEDGTIILIGATTENPSFEVISPLLSRSSVYVLDSLTEKDLSRIIQRALADIENGYGNLPLEIDEEIINLITGLSYGDARIALNILEFAVNTRIAHFKDKDKIKIDRDLIQQVVQKNILRYDKSGEEHYNLISALHKSMRDSDPDAALYWVTRMIEAGEDPLYIARRLIRFASEDIGNADPQALSVAVSAMQAVHFLGMPEGDLALIQAAVYLSNTSKSNALYKGRQLAGQDIKRYGPLPVPFVIRNAPTSMMKDMGYGAGYQYAHDYRDAFVDQQHLPDQLVERKYYFPSGRGLEGKIKEIMEQRKKMKTLLQQKKSIKKAIPKEENINRE
- a CDS encoding pyridoxal phosphate-dependent aminotransferase; the protein is MKKHYNFDQIIPRGCDSGSYSVKWQSFEHKFPGYDVQGALGMWIADMDFLCPSEVITAVKKRAEHGIYGYVSPDAVEAFKKAAAGWFDRRYNYQIPTDWMLFISGVVPSINAAIQEFTKPGDGVIIQNPVYYPFRESIVNCGRRVQNNQLIEKKGFYSMDFKGLEELAKDPDTKLIILCNPHNPVGRVWTRDELYRAGKICLDNEVLIFSDEIHADLIMKEHKFITAGKLPDTITQNLIISYAPSKTFNIAGLSASLIVIPNKEIRERLTKRMIINNYPDPNVFAPIAGEAAYLYGDSYVDDLTEYVENNFDYVIEYLKDNLTDIHMKKPEGTYLAWIDFRGTGLSNKEIYSLILEKAKIAVDLGEWFGSGGEGFMRFNFACPKSTVVTAMQRLKNAFQNL
- a CDS encoding lysophospholipid acyltransferase family protein — translated: MYYYKEVKKIKPPWGKILRFLTSVYLHWKIDIHVSKNDTNSLNPSYLVLANHVTYWDPFLVNMFVEEPICYIAEAVYFRNPLFRLILNSVGSIPKKRYMKQYLPIKRLLRAKDNGRILGIFPEGERKWDGTTDFKTLCATAKLIKKLDVPVVTVKIRGGYLAYPRWAKVSRKGRVDLSYTLCLTKDECRALSLEQIEDKIKQYLAHDEVDYQRKEYSKYIGKDLAENLEHLLFTCPNCQSLNTLISHGNQLSCQQCHYSVIYNQYGFLEGLQKKLYFDNLRDWNRWQNLFLREFITEKYNIKNQDCKDILRDNEVEMFVGSLSQPFAYMGEGNLCLNQKELYFEFPDGEKCRFQLGKITGLSVQFQAVLEFNYHDKKMYRCKFKNPHLSAYKWVQSIGITREKID
- a CDS encoding VOC family protein, producing MFSIIDPKTHSHISFVVDDVENCLAKLKENGGTTVGETVMGHIDSVVKIHVVYDKDPEGNIIEIQKWS